Proteins encoded by one window of Salvia splendens isolate huo1 chromosome 7, SspV2, whole genome shotgun sequence:
- the LOC121740878 gene encoding uncharacterized protein LOC121740878 isoform X3, with translation MLGSDEEVSTQIPTQAQSLVEGSAAVMVSEYRPAPDVDYLQELLAIQQQGPRVIGFFGTRNMGFMHQELIEILSYALVITQNHIFTSGASGTNAAVIRGALRAEKPELLTVILPQSLKKQPPESQELLSKVKHVIEKPYNDHLPLIEASRLCNMDIISQVQQVICFAFHDSRLLMETCQEAKNMRKIVTLFYLD, from the exons ATGTTAGGTTCAGATGAGGAAGTCTCGACTCAGATTCCAACTCAAGCCCAGTCTCTTGTTGAAGGGTCTGCAGCTGTTATGGTGTCTGAGTATAGACCTGCCCCTGATGTAGACTACCTACAG gaattACTGGCAATTCAACAACAAGGCCCCAGAGTAATTGGTTTCTTTGGCACACGAAACATGGGGTTTATGCACCAAGAACTTATTGAGATTCTAAGCTATGCGCTGGTCATAACT CAAAACCATATCTTCACTTCAGGAGCATCAGGGACTAATGCTGCTGTTATTAGAGGAGCTCTCCGAGCTGAAAAACCAGAACTGCTAACGGTGATACTTCCACAAAGTTTGAAAAAGCAGCCTCCAGAGAGTCAGGAGTTACTTTCTAAA GTAAAACATGTGATAGAGAAGCCTTACAATGATCATCTTCCGTTGATAGAGGCTAGCAG GCTGTGTAACATGGACATCATCTCTCAAGTGCAGCAGGTCATCTGTTTTGCCTTTCACGACAGTAGGTTGCTCATGGAGACGTGTCAAGAGGCGAAGAACATGCGGAAGATTGTTACTCTTTTCTATCTGGATTGA